From a region of the Hemitrygon akajei chromosome 16, sHemAka1.3, whole genome shotgun sequence genome:
- the LOC140739857 gene encoding proteinase-activated receptor 3-like, which translates to MNCSLLLKVFLSMLCVFWSRQEVNRSMDYDDYSDIASVVSKVKAETRFVPSVGDIMKGFKTKPFKVNGSNETIYFVNETVVKQLTGLTTTVTIPGLYFLVFAIGLPANGLGLWVLATKIRKLPSTIFLISLASADLLLILMLPFKISYHLLGNNWVFGEALCRMTTAFFYGNMYCSILLLTVISIDRYFALVYPFTSRQFRDNTFAISVCSVIWVIAALLVLPFLFKEQLTSIYNLNITTCHDVLPVDSQAGYFFYYFVCLVIMGFLIPCCITVFCYGSVIKTLIVNEKSYMHAAIVTFLILLVYVGCFAPSNIILLIHHSEYHLTEESELYIYYMVCMVVSSSSSCIDPFIYYYISDEFRVKVMHVICCRKEQQRMLSGRTTQELLNTHTYSSHSRAEMSVKDA; encoded by the coding sequence ATTACAGCGATATTGCTTCCGTTGTTTCAAAGGTCAAAGCTGAAACGCGTTTCGTACCAAGCGTGGGCGACATCATGAAAGGATTTAAAACCAAACCATTCAAAGTAAATGGCTCCAATGAGACGATCTACTTTGTGAATGAGACAGTGGTAAAGCAGCTCACTGGTCTCACCACCACAGTTACCATCCCAGGCCTCTATTTCTTAGTGTTTGCCATTGGGCTCCCTGCCAATGGGCTAGGACTCTGGGTACTGGCAACAAAAATCAGAAAATTGCCTTCCACCATCTTCCTGATCAGCCTGGCATCTGCAGACCTCCTCCTGATCCTGATGTTACCGTTCAAAATCTCCTACCACCTTCTGGGCAACAACTGGGTCTTTGGCGAAGCCTTGTGTCGGATGACGACCGCCTTCTTCTACGGGAACATGTACTGCTCCATCCTGCTCCTCACCGTCATCAGCATCGACCGATACTTTGCCCTCGTGTATCCTTTCACCTCCCGGCAGTTCAGGGACAACACATTTGCCATCAGCGTCTGCTCCGTGATCTGGGTAATCGCCGCGCTCCTGGTTCTGCCATTTCTCTTCAAGGAGCAGTTGACCAGCATCTACAACCTGAACATTACGACCTGCCATGATGTGTTGCCAGTGGATAGTCAGGCCGGGTATTTCTTCTACTACTTTGTATGTTTGGTTATCATGGGATTTTTGATCCCATGCTGTATCACTGTATTTTGCTATGGTTCTGTAATCAAAACTTTAATAGTCAATGAGAAGAGTTACATGCATGCTGCAATAGTCACCTTCCTGATTTTACTGGTGTATGTTGGGTGCTTCGCTCCCAGCAATATCATCCTCCTAATTCACCACTCGGAGTACCACCTTACCGAGGAGAGTGAGCTCTACATTTATTACATGGTCTGCATGGTTGTCAGTAGCTCCAGCAGCTGCATTGACCCTTTCATTTACTATTACATTTCTGATGAATTTAGGGTCAAGGTGATGCATGTAATTTGCTGCAGGAAGGAGCAGCAACGCATGCTCTCTGGGAGGACCACCCAGGAACTCCTGAACACTCACACCTACTCCTCACACTCCAGAGCTGAGATGTCCGTGAAAGACGCCTGA